The following coding sequences are from one Haemophilus haemolyticus window:
- a CDS encoding PhoH family protein, protein MLSFTLEPQDNARLQSLCGAFDEHLKLIEKEFNLVIARHNFTFNIDTTEEDPKPHHAKLIKSAVKLIQDLYVETAPVKGKVKELDLEDVHMALQESRMLSQVEPNRAENNVFSTTIKTKRGVIKPRGENQVQYLHNILTHDISFGIGPAGTGKTFLAVAAAVEALERQEIRRVLLTRPAVEAGEKLGFLPGDLGQKIEPYLRPLYDALFEMLGFERVQKLMERNVIEIAPLAYMRGRTLNDSFIILDESQNTTVEQMKMFLTRIGFNSKAVITGDITQIDLPRSTKSGLRHAIEVLEKVPELSFNYFDSKDIVRHPVVAKVVQAYEEWEVQDEIRRKELAELRKVEREKERSEIEKNLGE, encoded by the coding sequence ATGCTTTCATTTACTCTCGAACCTCAAGATAACGCACGTTTGCAATCTTTATGCGGTGCATTTGATGAGCATCTAAAACTTATCGAAAAAGAATTTAATCTTGTCATTGCTCGTCATAATTTCACTTTCAATATTGATACTACGGAAGAGGATCCAAAACCTCATCATGCAAAATTGATAAAAAGTGCGGTGAAATTAATCCAAGATTTATATGTTGAAACTGCGCCCGTAAAAGGTAAAGTGAAAGAGTTAGATTTGGAAGATGTGCATATGGCTTTGCAAGAAAGCCGTATGCTATCTCAAGTTGAACCGAATCGTGCTGAAAATAATGTTTTCAGTACAACGATTAAAACTAAACGAGGTGTGATTAAACCTCGCGGTGAAAATCAAGTTCAATATTTGCATAATATTTTAACTCACGATATTAGTTTTGGTATTGGCCCAGCAGGAACGGGGAAAACATTCTTAGCCGTTGCTGCAGCTGTTGAAGCCTTAGAGCGTCAAGAAATTCGTCGCGTTTTACTTACTCGTCCTGCGGTGGAAGCAGGAGAAAAGCTAGGTTTTTTACCTGGGGATTTAGGTCAGAAAATTGAACCTTATTTACGTCCGCTTTATGATGCGTTGTTTGAAATGCTAGGTTTTGAGCGTGTGCAAAAATTAATGGAACGTAATGTTATTGAAATTGCTCCTTTGGCTTATATGCGTGGGCGTACACTCAATGATAGCTTTATTATTTTAGATGAAAGCCAAAATACGACAGTTGAGCAAATGAAAATGTTTTTAACCCGTATTGGTTTTAATTCTAAAGCCGTGATTACGGGCGATATTACGCAAATTGATTTACCTCGTAGCACAAAATCTGGTTTACGCCATGCGATTGAAGTGTTGGAAAAAGTACCAGAACTAAGTTTTAACTATTTTGATAGCAAAGATATTGTGCGTCATCCAGTGGTGGCTAAAGTCGTGCAAGCATACGAAGAATGGGAAGTGCAAGATGAAATTCGTCGAAAAGAATTAGCGGAACTTCGTAAAGTCGAACGTGAAAAAGAGCGGTCAGAAATTGAAAAGAATTTAGGAGAGTGA
- a CDS encoding class I SAM-dependent methyltransferase — protein MTEQNNPYDELRYYSKPFSYTSIALLEGNATLWGLTPPALKGAKVLELGSSFGGNLISQAVYYPDTKFVGIDLSAIQITQGNEIIKSMGLTNVRLEAKNILDITPEFGLFDYIIVHGIYSWVPNNVKDKILEVCRENLTPNGIAYISYNTYPGWKNREVARDIMLYANKYTQNLPLSEQTRRGKAVVQLFSDAIKSIESEKERNKFRISNFDTIQNQDDHYIAHEYLEYHNDPLYLNQFVDSVNQHQLAYIGDTSFQLSYISWMPQHLRDMINQLSETDYVAREQCLDYLYDVAFRRSLLCHAHLQDKINRTENINISLLDKLTFINQSKENNLSNIFNNQDIIRLLEHFIYQVGSFTIKSLTDYVSNNKEFKNITKNEIYSSVLLSIVLGYINVFRTPYQIYAFEDNKTYIPKRFTQYIQALLEGANEYIGAGNMYNGSIEDLNKLHLHIMSQMEKPTTQKALNASLKEYLIQNEYRDMNNNKLIDEEYDCSGLCNSLCETLANLGYIQPATL, from the coding sequence ATGACCGAGCAAAATAACCCTTACGACGAACTTAGATACTACTCAAAACCCTTTTCTTATACGAGCATTGCGCTTTTGGAAGGAAATGCAACATTATGGGGATTAACTCCTCCAGCACTCAAAGGTGCTAAAGTATTAGAATTAGGTTCTTCTTTTGGCGGAAACTTAATTTCTCAAGCGGTTTATTATCCAGATACAAAATTTGTAGGTATTGATTTATCAGCAATCCAAATTACCCAAGGCAATGAAATTATTAAATCAATGGGATTAACAAATGTTCGTTTAGAAGCAAAAAATATTCTCGATATTACGCCTGAATTTGGCCTGTTTGACTACATTATTGTACATGGTATTTATTCTTGGGTACCAAATAATGTTAAAGATAAAATTCTTGAAGTTTGCCGAGAAAATTTAACGCCAAACGGTATTGCTTATATTTCTTACAATACCTATCCGGGTTGGAAAAACCGAGAAGTTGCACGAGATATTATGCTCTATGCTAATAAATACACACAAAATTTACCGCTTTCTGAGCAAACTCGTCGTGGTAAAGCCGTTGTTCAGTTATTCTCCGATGCAATTAAATCTATTGAATCAGAAAAAGAACGAAATAAATTTAGAATTTCAAATTTTGATACTATTCAAAATCAAGATGACCATTATATTGCACATGAATATCTTGAATATCACAATGACCCTCTCTATTTAAATCAATTTGTGGATAGCGTCAATCAACATCAATTAGCTTATATTGGTGATACAAGTTTCCAACTTTCATATATTTCTTGGATGCCACAACATTTACGTGACATGATCAATCAATTATCCGAGACAGATTATGTCGCCCGTGAGCAATGCCTCGATTATCTTTACGATGTAGCATTTAGAAGAAGTTTACTATGCCATGCTCATTTACAAGATAAAATTAACCGTACTGAGAATATAAATATAAGTTTATTAGATAAATTAACCTTTATTAATCAAAGTAAAGAAAATAATCTGAGCAATATATTCAATAATCAAGACATTATAAGATTACTTGAACACTTTATTTATCAAGTAGGTAGTTTTACTATTAAATCATTAACTGATTATGTATCGAATAATAAAGAGTTTAAAAATATCACTAAAAATGAAATTTACTCTTCTGTATTACTATCTATAGTTCTAGGCTATATCAATGTTTTCCGCACACCATATCAAATATATGCATTTGAAGATAACAAAACTTATATACCAAAACGGTTTACTCAATATATACAGGCTTTGTTAGAGGGGGCAAATGAATATATTGGTGCGGGCAATATGTATAATGGAAGTATTGAAGATTTGAATAAACTTCATCTTCATATAATGTCCCAAATGGAAAAACCAACAACCCAAAAAGCACTTAACGCTTCACTCAAGGAATATTTAATTCAGAATGAATACAGAGATATGAACAATAATAAACTTATTGATGAAGAATATGATTGTTCAGGATTGTGTAATTCTCTTTGTGAAACTTTAGCTAACTTAGGTTATATTCAACCTGCTACGCTATAA
- a CDS encoding iron ABC transporter substrate-binding protein: protein MTFKSFKIATLAAALTFSASSFADITVYNGQHKEAAKAVADAFTQETGIKVTLNSAKSEQLAGQLKEEGDKSPADVFYSEQTSPFAALSEAGLLEPLSANTIKQTSHQGVPVAPKKDWIALSGRSRVVVYDHTKLSEKDMEKSVLDYATPKWKDKIGYVPTSGAFLEQVVAIVKLKGEKVALNWLKGLKENGKLYAKNSVALQAVENGEVPVALINNYYWYNLAKEKGVENLKSRLYFIGHQDPGALVSYSGAAVLKASKNQEEAKKFVDFLASKKGQEALVAVRAEYPLRTDVVSPFNLEPYAKLEAPVVSATTAKDKEHATKLIEEAGLK from the coding sequence ATGACATTCAAATCTTTCAAAATTGCGACACTCGCTGCCGCGCTTACATTCTCAGCAAGTAGCTTTGCCGATATTACCGTTTACAACGGCCAACATAAAGAAGCTGCAAAAGCCGTAGCTGATGCATTTACGCAAGAAACCGGCATCAAAGTCACTTTAAATAGTGCTAAAAGCGAACAGTTAGCTGGTCAACTTAAAGAAGAAGGCGATAAAAGTCCAGCCGATGTATTCTATTCAGAACAAACATCTCCATTTGCCGCACTTTCTGAAGCGGGTTTATTAGAACCACTTTCAGCCAATACAATCAAACAAACCTCTCACCAAGGTGTACCAGTGGCGCCTAAAAAAGATTGGATCGCATTAAGTGGTCGTTCTCGTGTTGTAGTTTATGATCACACTAAATTATCTGAAAAAGATATGGAAAAATCAGTGCTTGATTACGCGACACCAAAATGGAAAGATAAAATCGGTTATGTACCAACCTCTGGTGCATTCTTAGAACAAGTTGTAGCCATTGTTAAACTAAAAGGCGAGAAAGTTGCGCTTAATTGGTTAAAAGGCTTAAAAGAAAATGGTAAACTTTACGCGAAGAACAGTGTTGCATTGCAAGCTGTTGAAAATGGCGAAGTGCCTGTGGCTTTAATCAATAACTATTATTGGTACAACTTAGCTAAAGAAAAAGGCGTGGAAAACTTAAAAAGCCGTCTTTACTTCATTGGTCACCAAGATCCAGGCGCATTAGTTAGCTACTCTGGTGCTGCAGTGTTGAAAGCGTCTAAAAATCAAGAAGAGGCGAAGAAATTTGTGGACTTCTTAGCTAGCAAAAAAGGTCAAGAGGCTTTAGTTGCAGTACGTGCAGAATACCCGTTACGTACAGATGTAGTTTCACCATTTAATCTTGAACCTTACGCTAAACTGGAAGCCCCAGTGGTATCAGCAACAACAGCAAAAGATAAAGAACACGCAACTAAATTGATTGAAGAAGCTGGGTTGAAATAG
- the fbpC gene encoding Fe(3+) ABC transporter ATP-binding protein FbpC has product MHLNKMINNPLLTVKNLNKFFNEQQVLHDISFTLQRGEILFLLGASGCGKTTLLRAIAGFEQPNTGEIWLKERLIFGENSNVPTQQRHLGYVVQEGVLFPHLNVYRNIAYGLGNGKGKTDEEKMRIEQVMQLTGISELAERFPHQLSGGQQQRVALARALAPNPELILLDEPFSALDEHLRQQIRHDMLKALRQSGASAIFVTHDRDEALRYADKIAIIQQGKILQIDTPRTLYWSPNHLETASFIGDNIVLSANLIDENIAQCQLGNIPVKNKSISPKQGKILLRPEQFSLFKTSENPTALFKGQVKQIEFKGKITAVQIEINGYAIWIENVISPDLSIGDNLPVYLHRKGLFYA; this is encoded by the coding sequence ATGCATTTAAATAAAATGATAAATAATCCGTTATTAACTGTTAAAAATCTCAATAAATTTTTTAATGAACAACAAGTTCTTCACGATATTTCCTTTACCTTGCAACGAGGTGAAATCCTCTTTTTGCTTGGTGCTTCTGGTTGTGGAAAAACAACATTATTGCGAGCGATCGCAGGATTTGAACAACCCAATACTGGCGAAATTTGGCTCAAAGAGCGGTTAATTTTTGGCGAGAATTCTAATGTGCCAACGCAACAGCGCCATCTAGGTTATGTGGTACAAGAAGGCGTTCTGTTCCCTCACTTAAATGTCTATCGCAACATTGCTTATGGATTAGGGAATGGAAAAGGGAAAACGGATGAAGAGAAAATGCGGATTGAGCAGGTAATGCAACTCACTGGAATTAGTGAACTGGCAGAACGTTTTCCACACCAACTTTCGGGCGGACAACAACAACGAGTAGCTCTTGCGCGAGCACTAGCACCGAATCCAGAACTAATTTTATTAGATGAACCTTTTAGTGCCTTAGATGAACATCTACGCCAGCAAATTCGTCATGATATGCTAAAAGCACTGCGTCAAAGTGGTGCATCAGCGATTTTCGTCACCCATGATCGTGATGAAGCACTACGTTATGCAGATAAGATTGCGATCATTCAACAAGGCAAAATTTTACAAATCGACACGCCTCGTACACTTTATTGGTCGCCAAATCATCTAGAAACCGCAAGTTTTATTGGTGACAACATCGTACTATCGGCAAATCTAATTGATGAAAATATCGCCCAATGCCAATTAGGTAATATTCCTGTAAAAAACAAATCAATCTCACCGAAACAAGGTAAGATTTTGCTTCGTCCAGAACAATTTAGCCTGTTTAAAACATCAGAAAATCCAACCGCACTTTTCAAAGGGCAAGTGAAACAAATTGAATTTAAAGGAAAAATTACCGCTGTTCAAATTGAAATTAATGGCTACGCAATATGGATTGAGAACGTTATTTCTCCCGATTTATCTATTGGCGATAATTTGCCTGTTTATTTACATAGAAAAGGGCTTTTTTATGCCTAA
- a CDS encoding M15 family metallopeptidase, with translation MKLTPEMLTGKSREHLVNLPAIHSSNHFLQTQAVQAFQGLQQSATKNGFNLQPASSFRDFERQQLIWNSKFKGERKVHDDAGKALDLSQLDDWQKCQAILRWSALPAASRHHWGTEVDIFDPDLLPQGQSLQLEPWEYEKGGYFFELSEFLTENLPHFDFALPFINMQSNKKVGREPWHISYLPLAELASQQFSPEILQQAWKGENILGVDCLISNIERIFSEYIV, from the coding sequence ATGAAATTAACGCCAGAAATGCTTACAGGAAAGTCTCGTGAGCATTTAGTCAATTTACCCGCAATTCATTCCTCAAATCATTTTTTGCAAACGCAAGCTGTGCAAGCATTTCAAGGGTTGCAACAAAGTGCGACAAAAAATGGCTTTAATTTACAGCCTGCGAGCAGTTTTCGTGATTTTGAACGCCAACAGCTTATTTGGAACAGCAAATTTAAGGGCGAGAGAAAAGTACACGATGACGCAGGAAAGGCATTAGATTTAAGCCAATTAGATGACTGGCAAAAATGTCAGGCGATTTTACGTTGGTCTGCATTACCAGCAGCTAGCCGTCATCATTGGGGAACGGAAGTGGATATTTTCGATCCTGATCTTTTGCCACAAGGGCAATCTTTACAACTGGAGCCTTGGGAATATGAAAAAGGCGGCTACTTTTTTGAATTGAGTGAATTTCTTACGGAAAATTTACCGCACTTTGATTTTGCTTTGCCTTTTATAAATATGCAGTCTAATAAGAAAGTGGGGCGGGAGCCTTGGCATATCAGTTATTTGCCGTTAGCTGAATTGGCAAGCCAGCAATTTTCTCCAGAGATTTTGCAACAGGCGTGGAAAGGGGAAAATATTTTAGGTGTAGACTGTTTAATATCAAATATTGAACGAATTTTTTCTGAATATATTGTTTAA
- the dapE gene encoding succinyl-diaminopimelate desuccinylase, translating to MKEKVVLLAKDLIRRPSISPNDEGCQQIIAERLEKLGFQIEWMPFNDTLNLWAKHGTGEPVIAFAGHTDVVPTGDENQWSYSPFSAEIIDGMLYGRGAADMKGSLAAMIVAAEEYVKANPNHKGTIALLITSDEEAAAKDGTVRVVETLTARGEKITYCMVGEPSSAKNLGDVVKNGRRGSITGNLYIQGIQGHVAYPYLAENPIHKAALFLQELTTYQWDEGNEFFPPTSLQIANIHAGTGSNNVIPGELYIQFNLRYCTEVTDEIIKQKVAEMLEKHNLKYRIEWNLSGKPFLTKPGKLLDSITSAIEEITGITPKAETGGGTSDGRFIALMGAEVVEFGPLNATIHKVNECVSVEDLGKCGEIYHKMLVNLLDS from the coding sequence ATGAAAGAAAAAGTGGTTTTGTTAGCGAAAGATTTAATTCGTCGCCCGTCTATTAGCCCAAATGACGAGGGCTGTCAGCAAATTATTGCCGAACGTTTAGAAAAATTAGGTTTTCAAATTGAATGGATGCCTTTTAATGATACGCTGAATTTGTGGGCAAAACACGGAACGGGTGAGCCAGTTATTGCTTTTGCAGGTCATACGGATGTTGTGCCTACTGGTGATGAAAATCAATGGTCGTATTCGCCGTTTTCTGCTGAGATTATTGATGGCATGCTTTATGGTCGTGGTGCAGCGGATATGAAAGGCTCCCTTGCAGCAATGATTGTGGCAGCAGAAGAATATGTAAAAGCAAATCCTAATCATAAAGGCACCATTGCATTATTGATTACCTCTGATGAAGAGGCCGCCGCAAAAGATGGTACTGTACGCGTGGTTGAGACTTTAACGGCTCGTGGTGAAAAAATTACTTATTGTATGGTTGGAGAGCCATCGAGTGCTAAAAACTTAGGCGATGTTGTCAAAAATGGTCGCCGCGGCTCAATTACAGGAAATCTTTATATTCAGGGGATTCAAGGGCACGTGGCATATCCTTATTTAGCTGAAAATCCAATCCATAAAGCAGCGCTATTTTTGCAAGAATTAACGACTTACCAATGGGATGAAGGTAATGAGTTTTTCCCTCCAACAAGCCTACAAATTGCTAATATTCATGCGGGCACAGGAAGTAATAATGTGATTCCAGGCGAGTTATATATTCAGTTCAATTTGCGTTATTGCACAGAAGTCACGGATGAAATCATCAAGCAAAAAGTGGCTGAAATGCTAGAAAAACATAATTTGAAATATCGTATTGAATGGAATTTATCAGGTAAACCGTTTTTAACAAAACCGGGTAAATTATTAGATTCGATAACCTCCGCTATTGAGGAAATCACAGGCATAACGCCAAAGGCCGAAACAGGTGGTGGTACGTCAGACGGTCGTTTTATTGCATTGATGGGCGCTGAAGTAGTGGAATTTGGTCCACTTAATGCAACAATTCATAAAGTCAATGAATGTGTCAGTGTAGAAGATCTTGGCAAGTGCGGTGAAATTTATCACAAAATGTTAGTGAATTTATTGGATAGCTAA
- a CDS encoding ArsC family reductase, with translation MITVYGIKNCDTVKKALKWLADHNIEHKLHDYRVDGLDLNFLTQAEAQFGWDVLVNKRSTTWRNLDEQVKNSLDKTTALSVLAENPTLIKRPIILQDGKALIGFNEKEYQATFA, from the coding sequence ATGATTACAGTTTATGGCATTAAAAATTGCGACACAGTGAAGAAAGCATTGAAATGGCTTGCGGATCACAATATTGAACACAAACTTCACGACTACCGTGTTGATGGTTTGGATTTGAATTTTTTAACTCAGGCAGAAGCTCAATTTGGCTGGGATGTGTTGGTAAATAAACGCAGTACAACTTGGCGTAATTTGGATGAACAAGTTAAAAATTCCCTTGATAAAACGACCGCACTTTCCGTGTTGGCAGAGAATCCAACCTTGATTAAACGCCCCATTATTTTACAAGATGGAAAGGCATTAATTGGTTTTAATGAAAAGGAATATCAGGCTACATTTGCTTAA
- the htpG gene encoding molecular chaperone HtpG produces the protein MSQNQETRGFQSEVKQLLQLMIHSLYSNKEIFLRELISNASDAADKLRFKALSNPALYEGDGDLRVRVSFDTDKGTITISDNGIGMTREQVIDHLGTIAKSGTKEFLTALGQDQAKNSQLIGQFGVGFYSAFIVADKVTVKTRAAGEEADKAVLWESAGEGEYSVADIEKKSRGTDVILHLREDEKEFLNEWRLREIIGKYSDHIGLPVEMLTKEYDDEGKECGEKWEKINKSDALWTRSKNDVSDEEYKEFYKHLSHDFADPVTWAHNKVEGNQAYTSLLYVPAKAPWDLFNREHKHGLKLYVQRVFIMDDAEQFMPNYLRFMRGLIDSNDLPLNVSREILQDNKITAALRKALTKRSLQMLEKLAKDDAEKYLQFWKEFGLVLKEGPAEDFANKETVAKLLRFASTHNDSSEQTVSLEDYISRMKEGQKAIYYITADSYVAAKNSPHLELFNKKGIEVLLLSDRIDEWMLSYLTEFDGKPLQSITKVDLDLGDLADKESEMQKQQDEAFGSFIERVKNLLGERVKTVRLTHNLTDTPAVVSTDNDQMTTQMAKLFAAAGQPVPEVKYTFELNPEHHLVKKVADIADETEFADWVELLLEQAMLAERGSLENPAVFIKRINKLLG, from the coding sequence ATGTCACAAAATCAAGAAACTCGTGGCTTTCAATCTGAAGTCAAACAACTACTCCAATTAATGATTCATTCTTTGTATTCCAACAAAGAGATTTTTTTACGTGAATTAATTTCTAATGCCTCTGATGCGGCAGATAAATTACGCTTTAAAGCACTTTCCAACCCTGCTTTATATGAAGGCGATGGCGACTTGCGTGTGCGCGTGAGCTTTGATACGGATAAAGGCACTATCACAATTAGCGATAACGGCATTGGTATGACTCGTGAGCAAGTAATTGATCATTTGGGGACGATTGCAAAATCAGGAACAAAAGAATTTTTAACCGCACTTGGTCAAGATCAAGCAAAAAATAGCCAGCTTATTGGGCAGTTTGGTGTGGGTTTTTATTCAGCTTTCATTGTGGCAGATAAAGTGACTGTAAAAACTAGAGCGGCTGGCGAAGAGGCGGATAAAGCCGTACTTTGGGAATCTGCTGGCGAAGGCGAATATTCTGTGGCGGATATTGAGAAAAAATCCCGTGGCACAGATGTGATTTTGCACTTACGTGAAGATGAAAAAGAATTTTTAAACGAATGGCGTTTGCGTGAAATTATCGGTAAATATTCTGACCATATTGGCTTGCCGGTAGAAATGCTAACGAAAGAATATGATGATGAAGGCAAAGAGTGCGGTGAAAAATGGGAGAAAATTAATAAATCCGATGCACTTTGGACGCGTTCTAAAAATGATGTTTCCGATGAGGAATACAAAGAGTTTTATAAACACTTAAGCCATGATTTTGCTGATCCTGTGACTTGGGCGCATAACAAAGTTGAAGGAAATCAAGCATATACTAGTTTGCTTTATGTGCCAGCTAAAGCACCTTGGGATTTATTTAATCGCGAACATAAACACGGCTTAAAACTTTATGTTCAACGCGTATTTATTATGGATGATGCTGAGCAATTTATGCCGAATTATCTCCGTTTTATGCGTGGTTTAATCGATAGTAATGACTTGCCATTAAATGTATCTCGTGAAATTCTACAAGATAACAAAATTACGGCTGCATTACGCAAAGCATTAACTAAGCGTTCATTACAAATGCTAGAAAAATTAGCAAAAGATGATGCAGAAAAATATCTTCAATTTTGGAAAGAGTTTGGTTTAGTCTTAAAAGAAGGCCCTGCAGAAGATTTTGCTAACAAAGAAACTGTCGCGAAGTTATTGCGTTTTGCTTCGACACATAATGATAGCAGTGAGCAAACTGTCTCTTTAGAAGATTACATCTCGCGTATGAAAGAGGGGCAAAAAGCTATCTATTACATTACAGCGGACAGCTATGTTGCAGCGAAAAATAGCCCGCACTTGGAATTATTCAATAAAAAAGGCATTGAGGTTTTATTGCTTTCCGATCGCATTGATGAATGGATGTTAAGCTATTTAACTGAATTCGACGGTAAACCGTTACAAAGTATCACGAAAGTCGATTTGGATTTAGGCGATTTAGCAGATAAAGAATCTGAAATGCAAAAACAACAAGATGAAGCCTTTGGTAGTTTTATTGAGCGTGTGAAAAACTTGCTTGGCGAACGGGTGAAAACGGTGCGTTTAACTCATAATTTAACGGATACACCAGCGGTGGTTTCTACAGATAATGATCAAATGACGACCCAAATGGCGAAATTGTTTGCAGCCGCAGGGCAACCTGTTCCAGAAGTAAAATACACCTTTGAACTGAATCCAGAACACCATTTAGTGAAAAAAGTGGCTGATATTGCAGATGAAACTGAATTTGCTGATTGGGTAGAATTGTTGCTCGAACAAGCTATGTTGGCAGAGCGCGGATCTTTGGAAAATCCAGCTGTGTTTATTAAACGTATCAATAAGTTGTTAGGTTAA
- a CDS encoding ABC transporter substrate-binding protein, with product MTLSFSLKNSFKLTALSSMLGCSLLGLSLSTPAQAEGKLVLYCSVQNTTCEKVAHAFSKKYNVDTQFVRNSTGTVLGKIKAEKENPQADVWYGGTLEPHFQARDAGLLETYRSPLQKEIMPQFKKLTEQRGDTTSIIYLMELGIGMNEKLLAEKNIAKPQCYADLLKPEFKGLIQYPDPRVSGTGYTILTTLIEIMGEDKAFAYLKELDKNIAQYTKTGLATANISTGAAAVDIGFMHTYVREKDKGAPVIGALPCEGTGYTLGAVSIIKNGRNLDNAKRFVDFVLSAEAQEIPWRDADSYQLPTNIHAKAHPHLSDPAKLKLIDIDFIKFGSDQEAKRLIERWVENVKERKE from the coding sequence ATGACACTCTCTTTTTCTTTAAAAAATTCTTTTAAATTGACCGCACTTTCTAGCATGCTTGGTTGCAGCTTATTAGGATTAAGTTTATCAACTCCTGCTCAAGCAGAAGGCAAATTAGTGCTTTATTGCAGCGTCCAAAACACGACTTGTGAAAAAGTCGCTCACGCTTTTAGCAAAAAATATAATGTGGACACTCAGTTTGTGCGTAATAGCACAGGGACTGTATTAGGCAAAATCAAAGCCGAAAAAGAAAATCCCCAAGCAGATGTGTGGTATGGTGGTACATTGGAACCGCACTTTCAAGCTCGAGATGCTGGTTTGTTAGAAACTTATCGTTCGCCTCTGCAAAAAGAAATTATGCCTCAATTCAAAAAGCTCACGGAACAACGTGGCGATACCACGTCGATTATTTATCTTATGGAGCTTGGCATTGGGATGAATGAAAAACTGCTAGCTGAAAAAAATATCGCGAAACCTCAATGTTATGCTGATTTATTAAAACCAGAATTTAAAGGGTTAATTCAATATCCAGATCCTCGAGTATCGGGCACTGGCTACACTATTCTTACAACTTTAATTGAAATTATGGGCGAAGATAAAGCCTTTGCTTATTTGAAAGAACTTGACAAAAACATTGCTCAATACACGAAAACTGGATTAGCAACGGCTAATATTTCTACGGGCGCAGCCGCTGTTGATATTGGTTTTATGCATACTTATGTGCGTGAAAAGGATAAAGGCGCACCGGTTATTGGTGCTTTACCTTGCGAAGGCACAGGCTATACGTTAGGGGCAGTCAGTATCATTAAAAATGGACGCAATTTAGATAATGCTAAACGCTTTGTCGATTTTGTTCTTTCTGCTGAAGCCCAAGAAATTCCTTGGCGTGATGCGGATTCTTACCAACTGCCAACAAATATTCATGCTAAAGCGCATCCACATCTTTCAGATCCTGCGAAACTTAAATTGATTGATATTGATTTCATCAAATTTGGTTCAGATCAAGAGGCGAAACGATTAATAGAACGCTGGGTTGAAAATGTGAAGGAAAGAAAAGAGTAA